One genomic region from Microcella humidisoli encodes:
- the manA gene encoding mannose-6-phosphate isomerase, class I: protein MLLRITNDPRPYPWGSLDAIAGFRGTPASGQPEAEVWLGTHPGSPARLVETPTTTLAAWLAEHRPAASLPFLVKILAAAAPLSLQAHPTPEQARAGFARENAAGIPVDAPYRNYRDDNAKPEMIVALSEPFLALCGFRPVAEARSELAAIGDARLAPLIDRLGDESALRVAVPWLLGRGPEVDAVIAALQQWSVLAEAPTARTVRVLANAYPGDPGVAISTLMHTVRLARGEALYLPAGNLHAYLDGLGIEVMATSDNVLRGGLTSKHVDIDELLSVVDFTPLPAPRMVPSIEGRRAVYRPDVPDFAVQVVVADAAAERVPLSGHAIAIVIEGECLLEGEERLRQGESVYIDEVEQLLVEGSGTLLIATANPA from the coding sequence GTGCTGCTGCGCATCACCAACGATCCCCGTCCGTATCCCTGGGGCTCGCTCGACGCGATCGCCGGGTTCCGAGGCACTCCCGCGTCTGGCCAGCCCGAGGCCGAGGTGTGGCTCGGCACGCACCCCGGGTCGCCCGCCCGCCTCGTCGAGACCCCGACCACGACACTCGCGGCCTGGCTCGCCGAGCACCGTCCCGCCGCCTCGCTGCCCTTCCTCGTCAAGATCCTCGCCGCGGCCGCGCCCCTGTCGCTGCAGGCGCACCCCACGCCCGAGCAGGCGCGTGCCGGCTTCGCGCGGGAGAATGCGGCCGGTATCCCCGTCGACGCGCCGTACCGCAACTACCGCGACGACAATGCGAAGCCCGAGATGATCGTCGCGCTCAGCGAGCCGTTCCTCGCCCTGTGCGGATTCCGCCCCGTCGCCGAAGCACGCTCCGAGCTCGCGGCCATCGGCGATGCGCGCCTCGCCCCGCTCATCGATCGCCTCGGCGACGAGTCGGCGCTGCGCGTCGCGGTGCCGTGGCTTCTGGGTCGTGGCCCCGAGGTCGACGCGGTCATCGCGGCGCTCCAGCAGTGGAGTGTGCTCGCCGAGGCGCCGACCGCCCGCACCGTGCGCGTGCTCGCGAACGCCTACCCGGGCGATCCGGGGGTCGCGATCTCGACGCTCATGCACACCGTGCGGCTCGCGCGCGGCGAGGCGCTGTACCTGCCCGCCGGCAACCTGCACGCCTACCTCGACGGCCTCGGCATCGAGGTCATGGCGACGAGCGACAACGTGCTGCGCGGCGGCCTGACGAGCAAGCACGTCGACATCGACGAGCTGCTGAGCGTCGTCGACTTCACTCCGCTGCCCGCCCCGCGCATGGTGCCCTCGATCGAGGGGCGTCGAGCGGTCTACCGGCCCGATGTTCCCGACTTCGCGGTGCAGGTGGTCGTGGCCGACGCGGCGGCAGAGCGGGTTCCGCTCTCCGGGCACGCGATCGCGATCGTGATCGAGGGCGAGTGCCTGCTCGAGGGCGAGGAGCGTCTGCGGCAGGGTGAATCGGTGTACATCGACGAGGTCGAGCAGCTGCTCGTCGAGGGTTCCGGCACCCTGCTCATCGCGACGGCGAACCCCGCCTGA